In the Mesorhizobium sp. M1D.F.Ca.ET.043.01.1.1 genome, GGCGCCGCTCCTGGAAAAGCCTATGCCAGCGGCCCAATGGCGGAAACGGTAATGAACAGCCTGCAACATCTTTCGGATGACGACATCCGCGCCATCGTCGCCTATGTCAGGGATGTCCCCCGCCAATCCGGAGACGAGCACCAGCCGCGTTTCTCGTGGAGCGGGACGACTACGGCCAGTGCTGCCAAACCGAGCAACGTGGCGCAAGGCAGCACCAGCACGGCTGGCGATCTCTACGGGTCTCTGTGTTCCGGCTGCCATGGATTGGATGGAAGCGGATCGCCCGACTCTTCCAATGCCTCACTGACCCACAACAGCACTCTAGGTGCGGCTACCCCTGAGAATGTCGTCATGACAGTTCTTACCGGCGTCAAGGCGGGGGACGTAGCAGGTCGCAAATCGATGGCTGCATTCGCAGATTGGCTGGATGATGGCCAGGTGGCGAGCCTTGCAAACTATGTGATAGCCCGTTTCGGAAATCCGGAAGTCAGCGTGACGGCAGCCGACGTGCGCCAGATGCGGGCAGGCTCGACAACAGAACAGGCGGTCATCCTGCTGGCCGGCCAGGCGCTGGTGACAACCGGTGCCGGTTTATCGCTCGGCTTGCTCCTTCTGCTGGCAAGGCGTTTTCGCCTTTCAGCCCGTCTTTCCGATTTCATGTTCGCGCATAGAGATAGGCAGTGATGTCGCGCGCCTCCTGGGGCGAAAGGTTGGTGTTCGGCATGGCCGTCTTCGGATCGACGTCCCGTGCCCTGCTGATCCAACGCATCATCGCATCGAACGAGTTCCGGCCGCCGCGCCCGCCAATATAGGCGCGTTCCGCAACACCGCGCAGAGACGGGCCAACGCTCCCATGGGCGCCGGGCACACCGGGAATTTCGTGGCATCCGCCGCAACCATTGCGGATCATTGCCGGAATGGCGCGCGCGGCATCGCCGCCGACTTGCTGGGAGACGGCGGCTTCATGCGAAGCGCTGCTGCGGATAATCCCCGTTGTGCCGGCGACGAGAATAGCAGCGACACTTGCCGTTACCCCGGCGGTCCACCAGAACGTTGACATATGTCGCCGCCGATCAGAAGTGGTCGGCCGTGTCCCTAGTTTCAGCCTCTTCGCCATTGTTTTCGCCTGTCATTCTGAGTAAGTGCGAATGCAAATTCGCCGAAGCCAGATCGGCGCGCCTGCGCTAAATGGCTTGGCGAAAACTGAAACTCGGCAGCATTGTTCCCGGCAACGGTTCGGCGACGGCAAAAAAGACGCTCGTCGTCAGCGTGCCTCCCAATTCGGCGCGTTGCGAAAAGGATGCATTCGCACCGTCAGTCGTCCATCCCAAACGCTGATTTACGACTAGGCGCCGATCGTGGCCCTGGCCTTTGGAACAGCCACCTTTGCCTCGCGTTGTTCTGGAGCTTTCGCCCAAATTGTCAGGAGCGCCTTCATGGGACTTTTCA is a window encoding:
- a CDS encoding c-type cytochrome; this encodes MSTFWWTAGVTASVAAILVAGTTGIIRSSASHEAAVSQQVGGDAARAIPAMIRNGCGGCHEIPGVPGAHGSVGPSLRGVAERAYIGGRGGRNSFDAMMRWISRARDVDPKTAMPNTNLSPQEARDITAYLYART